Proteins from a single region of Erythrobacter sp.:
- a CDS encoding crotonase/enoyl-CoA hydratase family protein produces the protein MSETAAPEVLTEVVDGVLIVTINRPDAKNAMTRAAAEGIAAAMDRLDAEDDLRVGILTGAGGTFCSGMDLKGFLRGERPTVEGRGFGGVVEAPPKKPLIAAVEGYALAGGLELMIACDLVVAHAGAKFGIPEVKRGLVAAAGGVMMLPDQIPQRVAMELALTGDFIDANRALQLGLINEVTEGSALDAAKALAARIAANGPLAVRISKQIVKESRGWTMDERYAKQGQLIGPVFVSHDAREGAAAFAEKRKPNWTGK, from the coding sequence GTGAGCGAGACCGCTGCCCCTGAAGTGCTGACCGAAGTTGTCGATGGTGTCCTCATCGTCACCATCAACCGTCCCGATGCCAAGAACGCCATGACCCGCGCTGCGGCCGAGGGGATTGCGGCGGCGATGGACCGGCTGGATGCCGAGGACGATCTGCGCGTCGGCATCCTCACCGGCGCGGGCGGGACCTTCTGTTCGGGCATGGACCTGAAGGGCTTCCTGCGCGGCGAGCGTCCGACGGTGGAAGGCCGCGGCTTTGGCGGCGTGGTCGAAGCTCCGCCGAAGAAGCCGCTCATCGCCGCTGTCGAAGGCTATGCGCTGGCCGGCGGGCTTGAACTGATGATCGCCTGCGATCTGGTGGTCGCCCATGCGGGCGCGAAGTTCGGCATTCCGGAAGTGAAGCGCGGTCTTGTGGCGGCGGCTGGCGGCGTGATGATGCTGCCCGACCAGATCCCGCAGCGCGTGGCGATGGAACTGGCGCTGACCGGCGATTTCATCGATGCGAACCGCGCGCTCCAGCTCGGCCTCATCAACGAGGTGACCGAAGGCTCGGCGCTCGATGCAGCCAAGGCGCTGGCCGCCCGGATCGCGGCGAACGGCCCGCTCGCAGTGCGCATCTCCAAGCAGATCGTGAAGGAATCGCGCGGCTGGACGATGGATGAACGCTATGCCAAGCAGGGCCAGCTCATCGGCCCGGTCTTCGTCAGCCATGACGCCCGCGAAGGCGCGGCCGCCTTTGCCGAGAAGCGCAAGCCGAACTGGACCGGCAAGTAA
- a CDS encoding acetyl-CoA C-acetyltransferase, whose translation MAEAYIIDAVRTPRGIGKVGKGALAHMHPQHLAAAVLKAIAERNHLDTATVGDVVWSTSSQEGAQGGDLGRMAALDAGYDVRSSGMTLDRFCGGGITAVNLAAALVMSGMEDCVVAGGTEMMSLTAEMAKERAQHGLPPRIMGSHNERLAKVHPQSQQGVCGDAIATIEGFTREELDMVAFMSQKNAAQAIAEGRFDKSVIPVLDDAGNVVLDKEEFPKPGTTMEVLGSLPASFEKLADLSLGEGQPTFRQMVNQKYPDVDIKHFHGPGNSSGVVDGAAAVLVCSREYAEANGLKPRARIVATANMGDCPTLMLNAPVPAARKVLEKAGLTLDDIDLFEINEAFAVVTAKFMRDLGLDWDRVNVNGGSIALGHPIGATGSILIGTVVDELERRGGRYGLVTMCAAGGMAPAIIVERVDGFVD comes from the coding sequence ATGGCCGAAGCTTACATCATCGACGCAGTTCGCACCCCGCGCGGGATCGGCAAGGTCGGCAAGGGCGCGCTGGCGCACATGCATCCGCAGCACCTCGCCGCCGCCGTGCTCAAGGCGATTGCCGAGCGCAACCATCTCGACACCGCCACCGTCGGCGATGTGGTGTGGTCGACATCGAGCCAGGAAGGCGCGCAGGGCGGTGATCTGGGGCGGATGGCGGCGCTGGATGCGGGCTATGACGTGCGGTCGAGCGGCATGACGCTGGACCGGTTCTGCGGCGGCGGGATCACCGCGGTCAATCTTGCAGCGGCGCTGGTGATGAGCGGGATGGAGGACTGCGTCGTGGCCGGCGGGACCGAGATGATGAGCCTGACCGCCGAAATGGCGAAGGAGCGCGCGCAGCATGGCCTGCCGCCGCGCATCATGGGCAGCCACAACGAACGCCTCGCCAAGGTCCACCCGCAATCGCAGCAGGGCGTCTGCGGCGATGCGATCGCGACGATCGAGGGCTTCACCCGCGAAGAGCTCGACATGGTTGCCTTCATGAGCCAGAAAAACGCCGCCCAGGCGATTGCCGAAGGCCGGTTCGACAAGTCGGTCATCCCGGTGCTCGATGATGCCGGCAATGTCGTGCTCGACAAGGAAGAATTCCCGAAGCCCGGCACCACCATGGAGGTGCTCGGCTCGCTGCCGGCGTCGTTCGAGAAGCTGGCTGACCTGTCGCTGGGCGAAGGCCAGCCGACCTTCCGCCAGATGGTCAATCAGAAATATCCCGATGTCGATATCAAGCACTTCCACGGGCCGGGCAATTCCTCGGGCGTGGTCGATGGCGCGGCAGCGGTGCTGGTGTGCTCACGCGAATATGCCGAGGCCAACGGGTTGAAGCCGCGCGCGCGGATCGTCGCCACCGCGAATATGGGCGATTGCCCGACCTTGATGCTCAACGCGCCTGTGCCTGCGGCCAGGAAGGTGCTGGAGAAGGCGGGGCTGACGCTCGATGACATTGATCTGTTCGAGATCAACGAGGCCTTCGCGGTGGTCACGGCCAAGTTCATGCGCGATCTCGGGCTGGATTGGGACCGGGTCAACGTCAACGGCGGCTCGATTGCGCTGGGCCACCCGATCGGTGCGACCGGTTCGATCCTGATCGGCACCGTGGTCGACGAGCTCGAGCGTCGCGGCGGGCGCTATGGCCTCGTGACGATGTGCGCGGCGGGCGGCATGGCCCCGGCGATCATCGTCGAGCGCGTTGACGGCTTCGTCGACTGA
- a CDS encoding acetyl-CoA acetyltransferase, whose protein sequence is MIADNTPVIIGVGQYSERVGEPGYEALSYMDLAGRALGAAIADSGASGSVAGAIDTLAAIRAFEMSRPDRKPPFGAASNVPRAIAQRVGANPARAILTTTGGQTNQQLVGEFASAIAAGDSSCAVIVGSEAISTVLALTGKGEIPDWSEAIEGDFEDQGFGVEELMEPVLFMHGASGAIPLYALAENARRHRLGMGLEEYRLEIGKLFAPFTRVAAANPHSAAPVERSAEELATVTDRNRIVAEPYPRMTVARDQVNQAAAVIVASAGLARALGVPEDKWVHIHAVTAATELKLSQRPDLAGNPASLGSVDAALARAGKGIDAMRYIDFYSCFAIPVFNQCDHFGLSVDDPRGLTLTGGLPFFGGAGNNYSAHAIAEAVQRVRGDRGSYALVGANGGWMSKYATGIYSTDPADWSGNDRFAVLPKATDKVPVAREPVEAATVETYTINRGPKGAEAIFIGRSDAGERVVGNADLTDPATAEAFESGEPFGKRLTLTQDERGRTLGRVA, encoded by the coding sequence ATGATCGCTGACAACACGCCCGTCATCATCGGGGTCGGGCAGTATTCGGAACGGGTCGGAGAGCCCGGCTACGAAGCGCTGTCCTATATGGACCTCGCCGGACGGGCGCTGGGGGCGGCGATTGCGGATAGCGGGGCTTCGGGGTCGGTCGCGGGCGCGATCGACACCCTCGCCGCGATCCGCGCCTTTGAAATGTCGCGGCCGGACCGCAAGCCGCCTTTTGGTGCGGCAAGCAATGTGCCGCGCGCGATTGCGCAGCGGGTGGGGGCGAACCCCGCCCGCGCGATCCTCACCACCACCGGCGGGCAGACCAACCAGCAGCTGGTGGGCGAGTTCGCGTCGGCCATTGCGGCGGGCGATAGCAGTTGCGCGGTGATCGTCGGCTCCGAGGCGATCTCGACCGTGCTGGCCCTCACCGGCAAGGGCGAGATCCCCGACTGGTCGGAGGCAATCGAAGGCGATTTCGAGGATCAGGGCTTCGGGGTCGAGGAACTGATGGAGCCGGTGCTGTTCATGCACGGCGCGAGCGGGGCGATCCCGCTTTATGCGCTGGCGGAGAACGCGCGGCGGCACAGGCTGGGCATGGGGCTGGAGGAATACCGGCTCGAAATCGGCAAGCTGTTCGCGCCCTTCACGCGGGTTGCGGCGGCGAACCCCCATTCGGCCGCGCCGGTTGAGCGCAGCGCGGAGGAACTGGCGACAGTCACCGATCGCAACCGCATCGTCGCCGAACCCTATCCGCGTATGACGGTTGCCCGCGATCAGGTGAACCAGGCGGCGGCGGTGATCGTCGCCTCGGCGGGCCTCGCGCGCGCATTGGGCGTGCCTGAGGACAAGTGGGTCCACATCCACGCCGTCACCGCCGCGACCGAGCTGAAGCTCTCGCAGCGGCCTGATCTGGCGGGCAACCCGGCCTCGCTTGGCTCTGTCGACGCGGCGCTGGCGCGGGCAGGCAAGGGCATCGATGCGATGCGCTACATCGACTTCTATTCCTGCTTCGCGATCCCCGTGTTCAACCAGTGCGACCATTTCGGCCTCAGCGTCGATGATCCGCGCGGGCTGACGCTGACGGGTGGCCTGCCGTTCTTCGGCGGGGCGGGGAACAACTACTCGGCCCACGCCATCGCGGAAGCCGTGCAGCGCGTGCGGGGGGATCGCGGGAGCTATGCCCTCGTCGGCGCGAATGGCGGGTGGATGAGCAAATACGCGACCGGCATCTACTCGACCGATCCGGCCGACTGGAGCGGCAATGACCGCTTCGCCGTCCTGCCCAAGGCAACCGACAAGGTGCCCGTCGCGCGCGAACCGGTGGAGGCCGCGACGGTCGAAACCTACACCATCAACCGCGGCCCCAAGGGCGCCGAGGCGATCTTCATCGGGCGTTCGGACGCGGGCGAGCGCGTGGTGGGCAATGCCGACCTCACTGATCCCGCCACTGCCGAGGCCTTCGAGAGCGGCGAGCCCTTCGGCAAGCGCCTGACGCTGACGCAGGACGAGCGCGGGCGGACTTTGGGGCGGGTGGCCTAG
- a CDS encoding carboxymuconolactone decarboxylase family protein, translating to MPRLRQVPRGEADETVALPLYNQLFGSRDPVTEPGTATGTRGDWWSVFANSPDTLKHAAQGFAYYRSPKRKLDPVLRELGQTWAGWATGSQFVFSQHCKSLRGLGVSEAKIAALPVWQTADVFDAKERLVLAYADRLVCHAGRVPDALFAELKAQFSDEEILELTYITCLYHMHAIMSRALRTEFDDRDDPIVEVAAPEGFDALDFMGGARR from the coding sequence ATGCCGCGCCTCAGGCAAGTGCCGCGCGGCGAGGCGGACGAGACCGTCGCCCTGCCGCTCTACAACCAGCTATTCGGCAGCCGCGATCCGGTCACCGAACCCGGCACCGCCACCGGCACCCGCGGCGACTGGTGGAGCGTGTTCGCCAATTCGCCCGATACGCTCAAGCACGCCGCGCAGGGCTTTGCCTATTACCGCTCGCCGAAGCGCAAGCTCGATCCGGTGCTGCGCGAGTTGGGGCAGACCTGGGCGGGTTGGGCCACCGGCAGCCAGTTCGTCTTCTCGCAGCATTGCAAGAGCCTGCGGGGGCTGGGCGTGAGCGAGGCCAAGATCGCGGCCCTGCCCGTGTGGCAGACGGCAGACGTCTTCGACGCGAAGGAGCGGCTCGTCCTCGCCTATGCCGACCGGCTCGTGTGCCACGCAGGCCGTGTGCCCGATGCGCTATTTGCCGAGCTGAAGGCGCAGTTCTCCGACGAGGAAATCCTCGAGCTGACCTACATCACCTGCCTCTATCACATGCACGCCATCATGAGCCGCGCGCTGCGCACGGAGTTCGATGATCGCGACGATCCGATTGTAGAGGTCGCCGCGCCCGAGGGCTTCGACGCGCTCGATTTTATGGGCGGGGCTAGGCGCTAG
- a CDS encoding VOC family protein, translating into MIRTTGINHIALVCRDMAETTRFYTEVLGMPLFKTVQLPDGGQHFFFDCGGGNAVAFFWWKDAPPAAPGIASVKKFPFDAKTAVGSMNHLAFNMEESELEAALDRLQAAGVPHTHMVFNHDDSPAGYAKETHEGVFVRSVYFTDPNGIMLEFAATTRAFTPEDVRHVPASLAEDA; encoded by the coding sequence ATGATACGCACGACAGGGATCAACCATATCGCGCTGGTGTGCCGCGACATGGCCGAAACGACGCGGTTCTATACCGAGGTGCTGGGCATGCCGCTGTTCAAGACCGTGCAGCTGCCCGATGGCGGCCAGCACTTCTTCTTCGATTGCGGCGGGGGCAATGCGGTGGCCTTTTTCTGGTGGAAGGACGCGCCGCCCGCCGCGCCGGGGATCGCGTCGGTGAAGAAGTTCCCCTTCGACGCCAAGACCGCCGTCGGCTCGATGAACCACCTCGCCTTCAACATGGAGGAGAGCGAGCTGGAGGCGGCGCTGGACCGGCTGCAAGCGGCAGGCGTGCCGCACACCCACATGGTGTTCAACCACGATGACAGCCCCGCAGGGTACGCGAAGGAAACCCACGAGGGCGTGTTTGTGCGCTCGGTCTATTTCACCGATCCCAACGGCATCATGCTCGAATTCGCCGCGACCACCCGCGCCTTCACCCCCGAGGATGTGCGCCACGTACCTGCATCGCTGGCGGAGGACGCCTGA
- the hppD gene encoding 4-hydroxyphenylpyruvate dioxygenase has product MNAPTKDLFDNPVGLDGFEFVEFCAPEKGMLEPVFEAMGFTRVAQHRSKDVHLWRQGGINLIANYEPRSAAWYFAREHGASACGMAFRVRDAAKAYDHLIAKGAEPVAVQTGVMELRIPAIRGIGGAILYLVDRYEGADKANGLTIYDIDFEYLPGVDKHPVGAGFHTIDHLTHNVYTGRMKYWADYYETLFNFREIRFFDIKGEYTGLTSKALTAPDGKIRIPLNEEGEGGKGQIEEFLRAFNGEGIQHIALICDDLVACWDRLQKLGVPFMTAPPATYYEMLADRLPGHGEDVDSLKMRGILLDGTTEGGSPRLLLQIFAQAQVGPVFFEFIQRKGDEGFGEGNFKALFESMERDQIIRGVLNVEEPAQ; this is encoded by the coding sequence ATGAACGCGCCTACCAAAGACCTCTTCGACAACCCTGTCGGCCTCGACGGGTTCGAATTCGTCGAGTTCTGCGCGCCCGAGAAGGGCATGCTCGAACCCGTGTTCGAAGCGATGGGCTTCACCCGCGTGGCGCAGCACCGCTCGAAGGATGTGCACCTGTGGCGGCAGGGCGGCATCAACCTCATCGCCAATTACGAGCCGCGTTCGGCCGCGTGGTACTTCGCGCGCGAGCATGGCGCATCGGCCTGCGGCATGGCCTTCCGCGTGCGCGATGCGGCCAAGGCCTATGACCACCTCATCGCCAAGGGCGCAGAGCCAGTCGCGGTGCAGACCGGCGTCATGGAACTGCGCATCCCCGCGATCCGCGGGATCGGCGGGGCGATCCTCTATCTGGTCGATCGCTACGAAGGCGCGGACAAGGCGAACGGCCTCACCATCTACGACATCGATTTCGAATATCTGCCCGGCGTCGACAAGCACCCGGTGGGCGCGGGCTTCCACACGATCGATCACCTCACCCACAACGTCTACACCGGCCGCATGAAGTACTGGGCGGACTATTACGAGACGCTGTTCAACTTCCGCGAGATCCGCTTCTTCGACATCAAGGGCGAGTACACCGGGCTGACGTCGAAGGCGCTGACCGCGCCCGACGGCAAGATCCGCATCCCGCTCAATGAAGAAGGCGAGGGCGGCAAGGGCCAGATCGAGGAATTCCTGCGCGCCTTCAACGGCGAGGGCATCCAGCACATCGCGCTGATCTGCGATGATCTGGTGGCCTGCTGGGACCGCCTCCAGAAGCTCGGCGTGCCCTTCATGACCGCGCCGCCCGCGACCTATTACGAGATGCTGGCGGATCGCCTGCCCGGCCACGGCGAGGATGTGGACAGCCTCAAGATGCGCGGCATCCTGCTGGACGGGACGACGGAGGGCGGCAGCCCCCGCCTCCTGCTCCAGATCTTCGCGCAGGCGCAGGTCGGCCCGGTGTTCTTCGAATTCATCCAGCGCAAGGGTGACGAGGGCTTTGGCGAGGGCAACTTCAAGGCCCTGTTCGAAAGCATGGAGCGCGACCAGATCATCCGCGGTGTGCTCAATGTCGAGGAACCGGCACAATGA
- a CDS encoding VOC family protein, whose amino-acid sequence MTHPVSLSGIHHAAYRCKDAKETVEWYARVLGMTYTTAFAEDHVPSTGEYDPYMHIFLDAGNGNILAFFELPNQPEMGKDPNTPAWVQHLALKVPSEEALLAAKAHIEAQGIDVLGPTHHGIFKSIYFFDPNGHRVELAADIGTPDQYAELARVAPVMLEEWSQTKTAPRHADWLHEIARAEHAAKA is encoded by the coding sequence ATGACCCACCCCGTATCCCTGTCCGGAATCCACCACGCCGCCTACCGCTGCAAGGACGCCAAGGAGACGGTGGAATGGTACGCCCGCGTGCTGGGCATGACCTACACCACCGCCTTTGCCGAGGATCACGTGCCCTCGACGGGCGAGTATGATCCCTACATGCACATCTTCCTCGACGCGGGGAACGGCAACATCCTTGCCTTCTTCGAGCTGCCGAACCAGCCGGAGATGGGCAAGGATCCCAACACCCCCGCATGGGTGCAGCACCTCGCGCTGAAGGTGCCCTCCGAGGAGGCGCTGCTGGCGGCCAAGGCGCATATCGAGGCGCAAGGCATCGACGTGCTCGGCCCGACGCATCACGGCATCTTCAAGTCGATCTACTTCTTCGATCCCAATGGCCACCGCGTGGAACTGGCCGCCGATATCGGCACGCCCGATCAATATGCCGAGCTTGCCCGCGTCGCCCCGGTGATGCTGGAGGAATGGTCGCAGACCAAAACCGCCCCGCGTCATGCCGATTGGCTGCACGAGATTGCGCGGGCAGAACACGCGGCCAAGGCTTGA
- the bchE gene encoding magnesium-protoporphyrin IX monomethyl ester anaerobic oxidative cyclase produces MRILFVHPNYRSGGAEIAGTWPPAWVAYLSGPLKRAGFTDITFIDAMTEGLSDEELAERMAALQPDVVGTTAITPSIYAAERVLEVAALTVPRAVRVLGGIHATFMYAQVLAEAPHIDVIVRGEGEEIAVELFTAISEGRFPAEARAIKGLAFREGETVVATEAADTIKDMASIKPDWDVLDWNQYTYIPLGTRVAIPNLARGCPFTCSFCSQWKFWRDYRVRDPKDVVDEIEELHEKHGVGFFILADEEPTINRKTFIKFCQELIDRGLPDKVKWGINTRVTDIYRDKELLPFYRKAGLVHVSLGTEAAAQMKLDRFNKETKVEENKQAIKLLRDADIFVEAQFIVGLDNETPETLEDTFQMAWDWQPDLANWAMYTPWPYTPLFETLKDQVEVHDFSKYNFVTPIMKPAAMERGELLNGVMKNYRRFYMRKALFHYPWRGTGFRRRYLLGCLWAFLRAGFKRTFYDLGKAGYWGPQTAKKVEFHFDESRAAAIDAASDWETAADRAAQAAERREAVREQMKQRGEDRRRDRIDVD; encoded by the coding sequence ATGCGCATTCTGTTCGTTCATCCCAATTACCGTTCCGGCGGGGCCGAGATTGCCGGGACATGGCCGCCCGCATGGGTCGCCTATCTCTCCGGGCCGCTGAAGCGCGCGGGCTTTACCGACATCACCTTCATCGACGCGATGACCGAGGGGCTGTCGGACGAGGAACTGGCCGAGCGGATGGCCGCGCTCCAGCCCGATGTGGTCGGCACCACGGCCATCACCCCGTCGATCTACGCTGCCGAGCGCGTGCTGGAAGTCGCCGCGCTGACCGTGCCGCGCGCGGTGCGGGTGCTGGGCGGGATCCATGCGACCTTCATGTATGCTCAGGTGCTGGCCGAAGCCCCGCATATCGACGTGATCGTGCGCGGCGAGGGCGAGGAGATCGCAGTCGAGCTGTTCACGGCCATCAGCGAGGGCCGCTTCCCCGCCGAAGCCCGCGCGATCAAGGGCCTCGCCTTCCGCGAGGGCGAAACGGTGGTCGCCACCGAGGCCGCCGACACGATCAAGGACATGGCATCGATCAAGCCCGACTGGGACGTGCTCGACTGGAACCAGTACACCTACATCCCGCTTGGCACCCGCGTTGCCATCCCCAATCTCGCGCGCGGCTGCCCCTTCACCTGTTCCTTCTGCTCGCAATGGAAGTTCTGGCGCGATTACCGCGTGCGCGATCCCAAGGACGTGGTCGACGAGATCGAGGAGCTGCACGAGAAGCACGGCGTCGGCTTCTTCATCCTTGCGGACGAGGAACCGACCATCAACCGCAAGACCTTCATCAAGTTCTGTCAGGAGCTGATTGATCGCGGCCTGCCCGACAAGGTGAAGTGGGGGATCAACACCCGCGTCACCGATATCTACCGCGACAAGGAATTGCTGCCCTTCTACCGCAAGGCCGGCCTCGTCCATGTGAGCCTCGGCACCGAAGCGGCGGCGCAGATGAAGCTCGACCGGTTCAACAAGGAAACCAAGGTCGAGGAGAACAAGCAGGCGATCAAGCTGCTGCGCGATGCCGACATCTTCGTCGAGGCGCAGTTCATCGTCGGGCTCGACAACGAAACCCCCGAGACGCTGGAGGATACCTTCCAGATGGCGTGGGACTGGCAGCCCGATCTGGCCAACTGGGCGATGTACACGCCCTGGCCCTACACTCCGCTGTTCGAGACGCTGAAGGACCAGGTCGAGGTCCACGATTTCAGCAAGTACAACTTCGTCACGCCGATCATGAAACCCGCCGCGATGGAGCGCGGGGAGCTGCTCAACGGGGTGATGAAGAACTACCGGCGGTTCTACATGAGGAAGGCGCTGTTCCACTATCCGTGGCGCGGCACCGGCTTCCGGCGGCGCTATCTGCTGGGGTGCCTGTGGGCCTTCCTGCGCGCGGGCTTCAAGCGCACCTTCTACGATCTCGGCAAGGCGGGCTACTGGGGTCCGCAGACCGCCAAGAAAGTGGAGTTCCACTTCGACGAGAGCCGCGCCGCCGCGATCGATGCGGCGAGCGACTGGGAAACCGCGGCTGACCGCGCCGCGCAGGCTGCCGAGCGCCGCGAGGCCGTGCGCGAGCAGATGAAGCAGCGGGGTGAAGATCGCCGGCGAGACCGGATCGATGTCGACTGA
- the bchJ gene encoding bacteriochlorophyll 4-vinyl reductase yields the protein MKIAGETGSMSTEARILPRRRSGALIGPNAVLQAVAVMEDLLGAAETRAILLDAQIHALPSGEAMIPEVQALRLHRWLALHEPMGCLHIAEEAGARTADYIIANRIPRAAAWLLRRLPAMLAAPLLMAAIGKHAWTFIGAGVFVPDGAWRFAIDRSKAGDPMVPPDSLFLWYAAVFTRLYSQLVADDCTCRMVEGDEGHRPRRSYAITRA from the coding sequence GTGAAGATCGCCGGCGAGACCGGATCGATGTCGACTGAGGCGCGCATCCTCCCGCGCCGCAGATCAGGCGCGCTGATCGGGCCCAATGCGGTGTTGCAGGCCGTGGCGGTGATGGAAGACCTGCTGGGGGCTGCCGAGACGCGCGCGATCCTGCTCGATGCGCAGATCCACGCCCTGCCTTCGGGGGAGGCGATGATCCCGGAGGTGCAGGCGCTGCGGCTCCACCGCTGGCTGGCGCTGCACGAGCCGATGGGCTGTCTCCACATCGCCGAGGAAGCAGGCGCGCGGACGGCGGATTACATCATCGCCAACCGCATCCCGCGCGCTGCCGCATGGCTGTTGCGCCGCCTGCCCGCGATGCTTGCCGCGCCGCTGCTGATGGCAGCGATCGGGAAGCATGCCTGGACCTTCATCGGGGCGGGGGTGTTTGTGCCGGACGGCGCATGGCGCTTCGCAATTGATCGCAGCAAGGCGGGCGATCCGATGGTGCCGCCTGACAGCCTGTTCCTATGGTACGCGGCGGTCTTCACCCGGCTCTACAGCCAGCTGGTGGCAGACGATTGCACCTGCCGGATGGTGGAGGGCGACGAAGGCCACCGCCCGCGCCGCAGCTACGCGATCACCCGCGCCTAG
- a CDS encoding Arc family DNA-binding protein, which translates to MSTKKAFPLRLDPALHDAVQRLADAELRSVNAEIEVLLREALTRRGVKAAVSKAAKRGRPAGGSQEGAEDA; encoded by the coding sequence ATGAGTACCAAGAAAGCCTTTCCCCTGCGCCTCGATCCGGCGCTTCACGATGCGGTCCAGCGGCTCGCCGATGCCGAGCTGCGCAGCGTGAACGCCGAGATCGAGGTGCTGCTGCGCGAAGCACTGACGCGGCGCGGGGTGAAAGCGGCGGTCAGCAAGGCCGCCAAGCGCGGTCGCCCGGCGGGCGGATCGCAGGAAGGAGCCGAGGATGCGTGA
- a CDS encoding SPFH domain-containing protein: MSSSEPIALNRSREVAATTQSGYVMLLVSLALVAAAAWLFLGAIAPDPQVDGTLMIGAIITGFIGLFILTGFYMINPNEAAAIQLFGAYKGTDRNEGLRWVLPWLGRKKIAVRANNVISQTIKVNDARGNPIEMAAQVVWRVTDTAQALFDVDDYREFVTAQIEAAVRSIGSRYPYDDIEHLEVTLRGNHEEVGVELRAALIERLAVAGITVDECGLTHLAYAPEIAGAMLRRQQAEAVISARKKLVEGAVTMVEMALTQLSEKDVVHLDDERKAAMVSNLMVVLCGERDTQPVVNAGSLY, from the coding sequence ATGTCCTCTTCTGAACCGATTGCCCTCAATCGCAGCCGCGAAGTCGCGGCGACGACGCAGAGCGGTTATGTGATGCTTCTGGTCAGCCTCGCACTGGTCGCGGCGGCCGCATGGCTGTTTCTCGGGGCGATTGCGCCTGATCCCCAGGTGGATGGAACCCTGATGATCGGCGCGATCATCACGGGCTTCATCGGCCTGTTCATCCTCACCGGGTTCTACATGATCAACCCCAACGAAGCCGCAGCGATCCAGCTGTTCGGCGCTTACAAGGGCACCGATCGCAACGAGGGCCTGCGCTGGGTGCTGCCGTGGCTCGGCCGCAAGAAGATCGCGGTGCGCGCCAACAACGTCATTTCGCAGACCATCAAGGTTAATGACGCGCGCGGCAACCCGATCGAGATGGCCGCGCAGGTGGTGTGGCGCGTGACCGACACCGCCCAGGCGCTGTTCGACGTCGATGACTACCGCGAATTCGTCACCGCCCAGATCGAGGCGGCGGTGCGTTCGATCGGCTCGCGCTACCCCTATGACGACATCGAGCACCTCGAAGTCACCTTGCGCGGCAACCACGAGGAAGTCGGCGTGGAGCTGCGCGCGGCGCTGATCGAGCGGTTGGCGGTGGCGGGGATCACGGTCGACGAATGCGGCCTTACCCACCTTGCCTATGCCCCCGAAATCGCCGGCGCGATGCTGCGCCGCCAGCAGGCCGAGGCGGTCATCTCGGCGCGCAAGAAGCTGGTCGAAGGCGCGGTGACGATGGTCGAGATGGCGCTCACCCAGCTCAGCGAGAAGGACGTCGTCCACCTCGACGATGAACGCAAGGCGGCGATGGTCTCGAACCTGATGGTGGTGCTGTGCGGCGAGCGCGACACCCAGCCGGTGGTCAATGCAGGGTCGCTCTACTGA